In Cynocephalus volans isolate mCynVol1 chromosome 13, mCynVol1.pri, whole genome shotgun sequence, a genomic segment contains:
- the RAB12 gene encoding ras-related protein Rab-12, giving the protein MLLPLLRSSCFPSSSPGGGGGGGGGDQGSGSRPAAQLQRGARGPPGPLEGGDAEPGADPPRAAEAEGAPGPGARGGGRRAEREPYACMDPGAALQRRAGGGGGGGLAAGSPALSGGQARRRKQPPRPADFKLQVIIIGSRGVGKTSLMERFTDDTFCEACKSTVGVDFKIKTVELRGKKIRLQIWDTAGQERFNSITSAYYRSAKGIILVYDITKKETFDDLPKWMKMIDKYASEDAELLLVGNKLDCETDREITRQQGEKFAQQITGMRFCEASAKDNFNVDEIFLKLVDDILKKMPLDILRNELSNSILSLQPEPEIPPELPPPRPHVRCC; this is encoded by the exons atgctgctgccgctgctgcggAGTAGctgcttcccttcctcctctcccggcggcggcggcggcggcggcggcggggaccAGGGCTCGGGGAGCCGGCCGGCGGCGCAGCTGCAGCGCGGAGCCCGCGGGCCGCCGGGGCCGCTCGAGGGAGGGGACGCCGAGCCCGGAGCCGACCCCCCGCGCGCGGCGGAGGCCGAGGGGGCGCCGGGGCCCGGGGCGcgcggcggcgggcggcgggccgAGCGGGAGCCGTATGCGTGCATGGATCCGGGCGCCGCTCTGCAGAGGCGggccgggggcggcggcggcggcggcctggCCGCGGGCTCCCCGGCGCTGTCGGGCGGCCAGGCCCGCCGGAGGAAGCAGCCCCCCAGGCCGGCTGACTTCAAGCTGCAGGTCATCATCATCGGCTCCCGCGGCGTGGGCAAGACCAGCCTGATGGAGCGCTTCACCGACGACACCTTCTGCGAGGCCTGCAAGTCCACCGTGG GTGTTGACTTTAAAATCAAAACTGTAGagctaagaggaaagaaaattagattaCAGATCTG GGACACAGCGGGTCAGGAGAGATTCAACAGCATTACCTCAGCTTATTACAGAAGTGCCAAGGGGATCATACTAGTATATGATATCACGAAGAAGGAGACATTTGATGATTTGCCAAAATGGATGAAGATGATTGATAAG TACGCTTCAGAAGATGCAGAACTTCTCTTAGTTGGAAATAAGTTGGACTGTGAAACGGACAGAGAAATCACTAGACAGCAGGGTGAAAAG tttgcaCAGCAGATAACAGGGATGCGGTTCTGTGAAGCAAGTGCCAAGGACAACTTCAACGTGGATGAGATATTTCTGAAACTCGTTGATGACATtcttaaaaag ATGCCTCTGGATATTTTAAGGAATGAGTTGTCCAATAGCATCCTCTCATTACAACCAGAGCCCGAGATACCACCGGAACTGCCTCCACCACGACCACATGTCCGGTGCTGTTGA